The following nucleotide sequence is from Cytophagia bacterium CHB2.
CGGCGCAAGCGCTTTCGCAAGAAGCTTTGGATTTGCATCGGCAGACAGGAGACCAACGCGGCGAAGCGGTGGCGTTGAACAACCTGAGCTGGGTGGCGTTTTTCCACTGCGATTTGGCGCAAGCGCTTTCCTTGCAGGAGCAATCGCTTGCTCTCCGCCGAAACATTGGGGACGAAAGAGGCACGGCTTTTTCTCAAAACGTGTTGGGACAATTTGAAGCGACACGGGGCAACTATCAGAAGGCGATTTCACACCTCGAAGAATCTCGCCGGCTACATCAGCGGCTGGACGACAAGCAGGGTTTGGCCTGGATGTTGATTTTGCTCGGCAATACGGCGCGCAAACAAGGCGATCTCGAAGACGCAATAAAACTCTTGGAGGAGGGCATCGCGGCATTAAGAGTGATTGACAACAGGTGGGGAATTGAATTGGGGCTTTACTGGCTGGGAATCGCCGCTCAGGAATTTGGCCATTTTCAACGCGCCGAGGCGCTTTTGGAAGAAAGCCTGGCGATGTCGCGGGAACGGGAAAGTCAATGGGGAATTGCCAGCGCTCTCTGTCGTCTCGGCGATGTTGCGCTCGAGAAAAATGATTATGCCCGAGCCAAAGCTTGCTATCATGAAAGCCTGTCGCGGCATGGAGAATTGGGCAACAAGATTGGCATTGCCGAGGCCCTAGTTGGATATGGACGGGTCGCGCTCGTCGAAAATCGTAACGCGCGCGGCACGGCTTTTCGCCGCCGCCGAGCTTCTGTGCGCGCAGATTGGCGCACCCATGTCGATGCGCGAGCATGAGAGATTCACTCGTGAAGTCGCCGCCCTGCGCGCTGGGTTAATGGATGGTGAATTTGATGCGGAATTTGCTGCTGGCAAAACGATGACGGAGGAGCAGGCCATTGCGTATGCGTTGGAAGGTGCGGACGAGCAGTAGCAGCAGCGCCTTTGAGTTTTCCATAGGGCATAGGTGTCAAGCTAAAGGATGGTGCCAGTCCCCAACGGGGCGACATTCGTTTTCTATTCTGCTCTTTCAGGGTGATCGTAATTATTTGGAACCAATCGCGGTCTCAGGTTTCCACCCTGGGCTATCACATCACGTTCCTTCGAAGCCTGCGATAATGCTCTCAGCTTGATACGTTTGCTCCGAAGGGGTGAAATATTTTGTTCCGGCCATTGCGTTTTCGTCTTATTTCACCCCTACGGGGTTCGGTGAATCTTTGCTGCCCTCGTCTATAATCATGTCACCGCTTCGTGGTTGCGCCTCTGCGCGCCTGGATTTGTTGAGAATGGCATTCTTCAGGTCTTCAAAAAACGGCACAATGATGCGCAGCACCCCATGAATTCGGCGAGGGCGCCTTAGGATACCTTTGCTATCGCGGTGAAATCCTGTACCTCGTGAGCCACGCAAACGATTCTGGCCAGGCTGAATCACCAAATTTTGATGTCGACGTTTGTGGCCGTTCATCACCCGCAAGGTGCCTGTTTGATGATTTCTTAACCGGGACAGTGATCAATGACGAAGCATTTCTTCTTCGCCTACACCTTTTTGTGTTGCCTACTCGGGCCGCAACGCGGACAAACACAAACTCAGATTGATCCGCCGCCCGGCGAAACCGGCCTGCCCTTCATTCAAAATTTCAGTCCCAAAGAATACAATGCCTACAACCAGAATTGGGCAATCGTGCAAGGTCACGACGGCCTGATGTATTTTGGCAATGGCTCCGGCGTGCTGATTTATGATGGCGTGAGCTGGCGACTGATCCCAGTTTCAAACAACACGGTGGTGCGCTCACTCGCCGTTGACGAGGACGGGCGGGTTTATGTCGGCGCGCGCGGCGAGTTCGGTTACCTGGCGCCCGATGGCGCCGGGCAGTTGCGCTATGTTTCATTGTTGGATCGCGTCAAGCCCGAGATGCGCGATTTTGCTGATGTGTGGGAGATTCTGGCGAACAGCCAGGGGGTTTATTTCAGAACGGTGAATTATTTGTTCCGGTTGAATCGCGACAAGCCGGCGGCTCTTGCAGGAACAGCGGCTTCGCCTCCGGATACCCTGCAATACTGGATTGCGAAAAATCCCAGCTTCTTTTTTGCACACAAAGCTGGCGATTCGATTTTTCTCACCATGGCCGGCGCCAATGCTGTTGTCAAAGTGAAGGGCGACGAGCTCCAGGAGATCCGGGTAAATGACGATCTTCAAAAAGAAGAGATTTATGCCCTTTTGCCTCTGTCGCCAAGCGACAAGAGTTCAACGCGCAGTCTTGCCATAAGCCGTCGCGGCGCCGGCTATGTTTTTCAAAATGATCGTTTCGAGCCGCTGGCGTTGGAGCCGTCACTGACGGAGTATTTGAGGGCGAAGTCTGTCTTTCGCGGCGCCGTTTTGAATGACGGCACGCTGGCGTTGGGCACCTTCTCAGGC
It contains:
- a CDS encoding tetratricopeptide repeat protein; amino-acid sequence: MQATGEVNLGLRLGGALWRFWLWRGHVREGYDRLNALLTLPNAAPHSKERASALNGAGTIANILCDYRAARAFLQESLEIWRKLGDKRGMGIALNNLAWIACYRVELATAQALSQEALDLHRQTGDQRGEAVALNNLSWVAFFHCDLAQALSLQEQSLALRRNIGDERGTAFSQNVLGQFEATRGNYQKAISHLEESRRLHQRLDDKQGLAWMLILLGNTARKQGDLEDAIKLLEEGIAALRVIDNRWGIELGLYWLGIAAQEFGHFQRAEALLEESLAMSRERESQWGIASALCRLGDVALEKNDYARAKACYHESLSRHGELGNKIGIAEALVGYGRVALVENRNARGTAFRRRRASVRADWRTHVDARA